One Setaria viridis chromosome 3, Setaria_viridis_v4.0, whole genome shotgun sequence DNA window includes the following coding sequences:
- the LOC117850882 gene encoding adenine phosphoribosyltransferase 1, with protein MLLRFQPRLRLLPSAAAAASAPPFPPRGPASTTGVSVVVVGGGAGSGVRITCGRRRRRRGTAVAMASGDARVAGIASSIRVIPDFPKPGIMFQDITTLLLDPKAFRDTIDLFVERYKDQGITVVAGVEARGFIFGPPIALAIGAKFVPLRKPKKLPGEVISEEYSLEYGTDKIEMHVGAVEANDRALVVDDLIATGGTLCAAVKLLERVGAKVVECACVIELPELKGRDKLGDRPVFVLVKAD; from the exons ATGCTGCTGCGGTTCcagcctcgcctccgcctcctcccgtcagcagcagcagcagcgtcggCGCCGCCTTTTCCTCCGCGCGggcccgcctccaccaccggcgtctccgtcgtcgtcgtcggcggcggcgcgggatcGGGCGTGCGCATcacctgcgggcggcggcggcggcgtcgcgggacggcggtggcgatggcGTCCGGCGACGCGCGCGTGGCGGGGATCGCGTCCTCCATCCGCGTCATCCCCGACTTCCCCAAGCCAG gGATCATGTTTCAAGACATCACGACGTTGCTCCTTGATCCGAAGGCGTTCCGCGACACGATCGACCTCTTTGTTGAGCGGTACAAGGACCAAGGGATCACCGTTGTTGCTG GTGTTGAAGCTAGGGGTTTTATCTTTGGCCCTCCTATTGCTTTAGCTATAGGTGCAAAATTTGTACCTTTGAGAAAGCCAAAAAAGTTGCCAG GTGAGGTGATCTCTGAAGAATATTCTTTGGAATACGGGACCGACAAAATAGAAATGCACGTCGGAGCTGTGGAGGCCAATGATCGAGCACTTGTTGTCGATGATCTTATTGCTACTGGTGGAACACTTTGTGCAGCTGTCAAACTTCTTG AACGTGTTGGAGCAAAGGTGGTTGAGTGTGCTTGTGTCATTGAATTGCCAGAATTAAAG GGCCGGGACAAGCTAGGGGACAGGCCCGTTTTTGTCCTTGTGAAAGCAGACTGA